In Archocentrus centrarchus isolate MPI-CPG fArcCen1 chromosome 1, fArcCen1, whole genome shotgun sequence, the following proteins share a genomic window:
- the LOC115772835 gene encoding uncharacterized protein LOC115772835 isoform X2, which yields MQRTDSEVNIPVIPNEMSSPELEDFQTPNTDNQEGAATASENLVRCAAAFTISVRERCHLSQRGVNSIVSGVQQYQTALLSTMKDTMKSLFQRHSDNMEQLQEAVLAELENFQDPFSMMASTYIQDSTIQRLFNPVIPEEVVMSQKVCRVNKGQSRVIAIKNRSFYYIPLIRSLEQLLSNSRIFAMINTAPQSCHKDGFLYDIIDGSIYKSHPLFSKEPSALQIILYADEIEICNPLGSHASVNKLFMFYYTLGNIDPKFRSKLAAIRLLAIAKADDIDKCGVDFVLQRINEDLKLLYNGVKIQTQRGSMDLFGAVVSVCGDTLAQHELAGFKEGVGFAYSKCRHCECTFDEMQINFNELSFTKRTMKKHIKQCCEIEKACTDFLKSSLKTTYGINRRSKLIDFPAFDLIQQTPQDIMHIILEGVAPMEIKCVLKHLVLSGQMELDVLNSAMQSFPLSPIDIRDKPCPISVTTLASNDNKLKQSSGQMLILLKIMPFLLNSIEKNEYVQFVLDLIKIVQILFAPILSVQSVFRLKNMIEQHLKQFKKLFPENNIIPKQHYLLHLPAQILHLGPVIRHMCMRFESKHCFFKQWASKLNFRNVCKSLVNHNQLSECCQNELGTEHPIFVHEKELGPVSEVKNPEYIAAKIRDFLGIGGIQHGVKVKWLILNGNKYISEKSLIITSVSDTVPVFGLIKNIFVVDSSLYCFEYQLYETVGFNTDFLAYKIVVPNLAQATEFIDAEKLVDPTSYYPVSFKCSMYVLTKYNLDDVIALKS from the exons ATGCAAAGGACCGACAGTGAGGTCAACATACCTGTCATTCCAAATGAAATGTCAAGTCCGGAGCTTGAGGATTTCCAGACTCCAAATACTGATAATCAG GAAGGAGCTGCTACAGCAAGTGAAAATCTCGTCAGATGTGCAGCTGCATTTACCATCAGTGTCCGGGAAAGATGTCACCTATCCCAG agggGTGTCAACAGTATTGTCTCTGGAGTCCAGCAGTATCAAACTGCTCTTCTCAGTACCATGAAGGACACCATGAAGTCGCTCTTTCAAAGACATTCAGACaatatggagcagctacaagagGCAGTATTGGCAGAACTGGAAAATTTTCAAGATCCTTTCTCCATGATGGCTTCCACATACATTCAGGACAGCACAATCCAGAGGCTTTTTAACCCAGTCATACCAGAGGAGGTAGTTATGTCTCAAAAGGTTTGCAGAGTTAACAAAGGACAGTCAAGAGTAATTGCCATCAAAAACAGAAGTTTTTACTATATACCCCTTATTAGGAGCCTTGAACAGTTGTTGTCCAATTCCAGGATTTTTGCCATGATCAACACCGCACCTCAGAGTTGCCACAAAGATGGGTTTTTGTATGACATTATTGATGGGAGCATTTATAAATCCCATCCACTGTTTTCAAAAGAACCTTCTGCTTTACAGATAATTTTGTATGCTGATGAAATAGAGATATGCAATCCTCTTGGGTCACATGcttcagtaaataaattattcatgttttattataCTTTAGGAAACATAGACCCCAAGTTTAGGTCAAAGCTTGCTGCAATCAGACTCCTTGCTATAGCAAAAGCTGATGATATTGACAAATGTGGTGTTGATTTTGTATTACAAAGGATTAATGAAGACTTAAAGTTGCTCTATAATGGTGTCAAAATCCAAACACAGCGTGGTAGCATGGATTTATTTGGTGCTGTAGTTTCGGTCTGTGGTGACACACTTGCCCAACATGAGCTTGCTGGTTTCAAGGAAGGAGTTGGTTTTGCATATAGTAAGTGTAGGCATTGTGAATGTACCTTTGatgaaatgcaaattaattttaatgaacTAAGTTTTACTAAAAGGACAATGAAAAAACATATTaagcagtgctgtgaaataGAAAAGGCTTGCACAGACTTCTTGAAATCATCTCTCAAAACCACCTATGGTATAAACAGAAGAAGCAAGCTGATTGATTTCCCAGCCTTTGACCTCATTCAACAAACACCACAGGATATAATGCACATCATtcttgagggtgttgcacccATGGAAATTAAGTGTGTGCTAAAACACCTTGTTCTCTCTGGACAGATGGAGTTGGATGTGCTCAATTCTGCCATGCAGAGTTTTCCTTTGTCACCAATAGACATACGTGACAAACCCTGCCCTATCAGTGTCACTACCTTGGCATCTAATGacaataaactgaaacagtCCTCGGGGCAAATGCTGATACTGTTGAAGATCATGCCTTTTCTGCTCAACAGTATAGAGAAAAATGAatatgttcagtttgttttggactTAATTAAGATTGTTCAGATACTCTTTGCCCCTATTTTATCTGTACAAAGTGTGTTCAGACTGAAGAATATGATTGAACAGCATTTGAAACAGTTTAAGAAACTTTTTCCTGAGAATAATATAATACCTAAGCAACATTACCTGTTGCATCTCCCTGCTCAGATTCTTCATCTGGGGCCTGTGATAAGGCACATGTGTATGAGATTCGAATCAAagcactgtttttttaaacaatgggcATCTAAATTGAACTTCAGAAATGTCTGTAAGTCACTTGTGAACCATAATCAGCTTTCTGAATGCTGTCAAAATGAATTGGGCACTGAGCATCCAATATTTGTACATGAGAAGGAATTGGGTCCTGTCTCTGAAGTGAAAAATCCTGAGTATATTGCAGCAAAGATAAGAGATTTTTTGGGGATAGGTGGCATACAACATGGAGTCAAAGTAAAATGGCTTATTCTCAATGGGAACAAGTACATAAGTGAAAAGTCTCTAATAATCACCAGTGTGAGTGACACAgttcctgtttttggacttattaaaaacatttttgtggtaGACAGTTCATTATACTGTTTTGAATACCAGCTTTATGAGACTGTGGGCtttaatacagattttttaGCATATAAAATTGTAGTTCCTAATCTCGCCCAAGCAACAGAGTTtatagatgctgaaaagctagttgATCCTACATCATATTATCCAGTCAGTTTCAAATGCAGTATGTATGTTCTGACAAAATATAACCTTGATGATGTCATTGCACTTAAAAGTTGA
- the LOC115772835 gene encoding uncharacterized protein LOC115772835 isoform X3: MKDTMKSLFQRHSDNMEQLQEAVLAELENFQDPFSMMASTYIQDSTIQRLFNPVIPEEVVMSQKVCRVNKGQSRVIAIKNRSFYYIPLIRSLEQLLSNSRIFAMINTAPQSCHKDGFLYDIIDGSIYKSHPLFSKEPSALQIILYADEIEICNPLGSHASVNKLFMFYYTLGNIDPKFRSKLAAIRLLAIAKADDIDKCGVDFVLQRINEDLKLLYNGVKIQTQRGSMDLFGAVVSVCGDTLAQHELAGFKEGVGFAYSKCRHCECTFDEMQINFNELSFTKRTMKKHIKQCCEIEKACTDFLKSSLKTTYGINRRSKLIDFPAFDLIQQTPQDIMHIILEGVAPMEIKCVLKHLVLSGQMELDVLNSAMQSFPLSPIDIRDKPCPISVTTLASNDNKLKQSSGQMLILLKIMPFLLNSIEKNEYVQFVLDLIKIVQILFAPILSVQSVFRLKNMIEQHLKQFKKLFPENNIIPKQHYLLHLPAQILHLGPVIRHMCMRFESKHCFFKQWASKLNFRNVCKSLVNHNQLSECCQNELGTEHPIFVHEKELGPVSEVKNPEYIAAKIRDFLGIGGIQHGVKVKWLILNGNKYISEKSLIITSVSDTVPVFGLIKNIFVVDSSLYCFEYQLYETVGFNTDFLAYKIVVPNLAQATEFIDAEKLVDPTSYYPVSFKCSMYVLTKYNLDDVIALKS; this comes from the coding sequence ATGAAGGACACCATGAAGTCGCTCTTTCAAAGACATTCAGACaatatggagcagctacaagagGCAGTATTGGCAGAACTGGAAAATTTTCAAGATCCTTTCTCCATGATGGCTTCCACATACATTCAGGACAGCACAATCCAGAGGCTTTTTAACCCAGTCATACCAGAGGAGGTAGTTATGTCTCAAAAGGTTTGCAGAGTTAACAAAGGACAGTCAAGAGTAATTGCCATCAAAAACAGAAGTTTTTACTATATACCCCTTATTAGGAGCCTTGAACAGTTGTTGTCCAATTCCAGGATTTTTGCCATGATCAACACCGCACCTCAGAGTTGCCACAAAGATGGGTTTTTGTATGACATTATTGATGGGAGCATTTATAAATCCCATCCACTGTTTTCAAAAGAACCTTCTGCTTTACAGATAATTTTGTATGCTGATGAAATAGAGATATGCAATCCTCTTGGGTCACATGcttcagtaaataaattattcatgttttattataCTTTAGGAAACATAGACCCCAAGTTTAGGTCAAAGCTTGCTGCAATCAGACTCCTTGCTATAGCAAAAGCTGATGATATTGACAAATGTGGTGTTGATTTTGTATTACAAAGGATTAATGAAGACTTAAAGTTGCTCTATAATGGTGTCAAAATCCAAACACAGCGTGGTAGCATGGATTTATTTGGTGCTGTAGTTTCGGTCTGTGGTGACACACTTGCCCAACATGAGCTTGCTGGTTTCAAGGAAGGAGTTGGTTTTGCATATAGTAAGTGTAGGCATTGTGAATGTACCTTTGatgaaatgcaaattaattttaatgaacTAAGTTTTACTAAAAGGACAATGAAAAAACATATTaagcagtgctgtgaaataGAAAAGGCTTGCACAGACTTCTTGAAATCATCTCTCAAAACCACCTATGGTATAAACAGAAGAAGCAAGCTGATTGATTTCCCAGCCTTTGACCTCATTCAACAAACACCACAGGATATAATGCACATCATtcttgagggtgttgcacccATGGAAATTAAGTGTGTGCTAAAACACCTTGTTCTCTCTGGACAGATGGAGTTGGATGTGCTCAATTCTGCCATGCAGAGTTTTCCTTTGTCACCAATAGACATACGTGACAAACCCTGCCCTATCAGTGTCACTACCTTGGCATCTAATGacaataaactgaaacagtCCTCGGGGCAAATGCTGATACTGTTGAAGATCATGCCTTTTCTGCTCAACAGTATAGAGAAAAATGAatatgttcagtttgttttggactTAATTAAGATTGTTCAGATACTCTTTGCCCCTATTTTATCTGTACAAAGTGTGTTCAGACTGAAGAATATGATTGAACAGCATTTGAAACAGTTTAAGAAACTTTTTCCTGAGAATAATATAATACCTAAGCAACATTACCTGTTGCATCTCCCTGCTCAGATTCTTCATCTGGGGCCTGTGATAAGGCACATGTGTATGAGATTCGAATCAAagcactgtttttttaaacaatgggcATCTAAATTGAACTTCAGAAATGTCTGTAAGTCACTTGTGAACCATAATCAGCTTTCTGAATGCTGTCAAAATGAATTGGGCACTGAGCATCCAATATTTGTACATGAGAAGGAATTGGGTCCTGTCTCTGAAGTGAAAAATCCTGAGTATATTGCAGCAAAGATAAGAGATTTTTTGGGGATAGGTGGCATACAACATGGAGTCAAAGTAAAATGGCTTATTCTCAATGGGAACAAGTACATAAGTGAAAAGTCTCTAATAATCACCAGTGTGAGTGACACAgttcctgtttttggacttattaaaaacatttttgtggtaGACAGTTCATTATACTGTTTTGAATACCAGCTTTATGAGACTGTGGGCtttaatacagattttttaGCATATAAAATTGTAGTTCCTAATCTCGCCCAAGCAACAGAGTTtatagatgctgaaaagctagttgATCCTACATCATATTATCCAGTCAGTTTCAAATGCAGTATGTATGTTCTGACAAAATATAACCTTGATGATGTCATTGCACTTAAAAGTTGA
- the LOC115772835 gene encoding uncharacterized protein LOC115772835 isoform X1 — protein sequence MLQVNILTYQFFSDCATKTQGMQRTDSEVNIPVIPNEMSSPELEDFQTPNTDNQEGAATASENLVRCAAAFTISVRERCHLSQRGVNSIVSGVQQYQTALLSTMKDTMKSLFQRHSDNMEQLQEAVLAELENFQDPFSMMASTYIQDSTIQRLFNPVIPEEVVMSQKVCRVNKGQSRVIAIKNRSFYYIPLIRSLEQLLSNSRIFAMINTAPQSCHKDGFLYDIIDGSIYKSHPLFSKEPSALQIILYADEIEICNPLGSHASVNKLFMFYYTLGNIDPKFRSKLAAIRLLAIAKADDIDKCGVDFVLQRINEDLKLLYNGVKIQTQRGSMDLFGAVVSVCGDTLAQHELAGFKEGVGFAYSKCRHCECTFDEMQINFNELSFTKRTMKKHIKQCCEIEKACTDFLKSSLKTTYGINRRSKLIDFPAFDLIQQTPQDIMHIILEGVAPMEIKCVLKHLVLSGQMELDVLNSAMQSFPLSPIDIRDKPCPISVTTLASNDNKLKQSSGQMLILLKIMPFLLNSIEKNEYVQFVLDLIKIVQILFAPILSVQSVFRLKNMIEQHLKQFKKLFPENNIIPKQHYLLHLPAQILHLGPVIRHMCMRFESKHCFFKQWASKLNFRNVCKSLVNHNQLSECCQNELGTEHPIFVHEKELGPVSEVKNPEYIAAKIRDFLGIGGIQHGVKVKWLILNGNKYISEKSLIITSVSDTVPVFGLIKNIFVVDSSLYCFEYQLYETVGFNTDFLAYKIVVPNLAQATEFIDAEKLVDPTSYYPVSFKCSMYVLTKYNLDDVIALKS from the exons ATGCTGCAGGTGAACATTTTGACATACCagtttttttctgactgtgccACTAAAACACAAGGAATGCAAAGGACCGACAGTGAGGTCAACATACCTGTCATTCCAAATGAAATGTCAAGTCCGGAGCTTGAGGATTTCCAGACTCCAAATACTGATAATCAG GAAGGAGCTGCTACAGCAAGTGAAAATCTCGTCAGATGTGCAGCTGCATTTACCATCAGTGTCCGGGAAAGATGTCACCTATCCCAG agggGTGTCAACAGTATTGTCTCTGGAGTCCAGCAGTATCAAACTGCTCTTCTCAGTACCATGAAGGACACCATGAAGTCGCTCTTTCAAAGACATTCAGACaatatggagcagctacaagagGCAGTATTGGCAGAACTGGAAAATTTTCAAGATCCTTTCTCCATGATGGCTTCCACATACATTCAGGACAGCACAATCCAGAGGCTTTTTAACCCAGTCATACCAGAGGAGGTAGTTATGTCTCAAAAGGTTTGCAGAGTTAACAAAGGACAGTCAAGAGTAATTGCCATCAAAAACAGAAGTTTTTACTATATACCCCTTATTAGGAGCCTTGAACAGTTGTTGTCCAATTCCAGGATTTTTGCCATGATCAACACCGCACCTCAGAGTTGCCACAAAGATGGGTTTTTGTATGACATTATTGATGGGAGCATTTATAAATCCCATCCACTGTTTTCAAAAGAACCTTCTGCTTTACAGATAATTTTGTATGCTGATGAAATAGAGATATGCAATCCTCTTGGGTCACATGcttcagtaaataaattattcatgttttattataCTTTAGGAAACATAGACCCCAAGTTTAGGTCAAAGCTTGCTGCAATCAGACTCCTTGCTATAGCAAAAGCTGATGATATTGACAAATGTGGTGTTGATTTTGTATTACAAAGGATTAATGAAGACTTAAAGTTGCTCTATAATGGTGTCAAAATCCAAACACAGCGTGGTAGCATGGATTTATTTGGTGCTGTAGTTTCGGTCTGTGGTGACACACTTGCCCAACATGAGCTTGCTGGTTTCAAGGAAGGAGTTGGTTTTGCATATAGTAAGTGTAGGCATTGTGAATGTACCTTTGatgaaatgcaaattaattttaatgaacTAAGTTTTACTAAAAGGACAATGAAAAAACATATTaagcagtgctgtgaaataGAAAAGGCTTGCACAGACTTCTTGAAATCATCTCTCAAAACCACCTATGGTATAAACAGAAGAAGCAAGCTGATTGATTTCCCAGCCTTTGACCTCATTCAACAAACACCACAGGATATAATGCACATCATtcttgagggtgttgcacccATGGAAATTAAGTGTGTGCTAAAACACCTTGTTCTCTCTGGACAGATGGAGTTGGATGTGCTCAATTCTGCCATGCAGAGTTTTCCTTTGTCACCAATAGACATACGTGACAAACCCTGCCCTATCAGTGTCACTACCTTGGCATCTAATGacaataaactgaaacagtCCTCGGGGCAAATGCTGATACTGTTGAAGATCATGCCTTTTCTGCTCAACAGTATAGAGAAAAATGAatatgttcagtttgttttggactTAATTAAGATTGTTCAGATACTCTTTGCCCCTATTTTATCTGTACAAAGTGTGTTCAGACTGAAGAATATGATTGAACAGCATTTGAAACAGTTTAAGAAACTTTTTCCTGAGAATAATATAATACCTAAGCAACATTACCTGTTGCATCTCCCTGCTCAGATTCTTCATCTGGGGCCTGTGATAAGGCACATGTGTATGAGATTCGAATCAAagcactgtttttttaaacaatgggcATCTAAATTGAACTTCAGAAATGTCTGTAAGTCACTTGTGAACCATAATCAGCTTTCTGAATGCTGTCAAAATGAATTGGGCACTGAGCATCCAATATTTGTACATGAGAAGGAATTGGGTCCTGTCTCTGAAGTGAAAAATCCTGAGTATATTGCAGCAAAGATAAGAGATTTTTTGGGGATAGGTGGCATACAACATGGAGTCAAAGTAAAATGGCTTATTCTCAATGGGAACAAGTACATAAGTGAAAAGTCTCTAATAATCACCAGTGTGAGTGACACAgttcctgtttttggacttattaaaaacatttttgtggtaGACAGTTCATTATACTGTTTTGAATACCAGCTTTATGAGACTGTGGGCtttaatacagattttttaGCATATAAAATTGTAGTTCCTAATCTCGCCCAAGCAACAGAGTTtatagatgctgaaaagctagttgATCCTACATCATATTATCCAGTCAGTTTCAAATGCAGTATGTATGTTCTGACAAAATATAACCTTGATGATGTCATTGCACTTAAAAGTTGA